One genomic segment of Acomys russatus chromosome 6, mAcoRus1.1, whole genome shotgun sequence includes these proteins:
- the LOC127191013 gene encoding LOW QUALITY PROTEIN: multifunctional methyltransferase subunit TRM112-like protein (The sequence of the model RefSeq protein was modified relative to this genomic sequence to represent the inferred CDS: substituted 2 bases at 2 genomic stop codons), with product MXLLTQHLLSXHVRGVDTSGFPLCLLDTEVLINPVEFNLDFVAQISKVEWAALVQAADTLNLAEVSKVPTEGYEQDCQRFLRKMHHALLEVHGLEGTLQCLETGHLFSISHGVPNMLLDDKETET from the coding sequence ATGTAACTGCTCACCCAGCATCTCCTGAGCTAGCATGTGCGAGGTGTGGACACAAGTGGCTTCCCGCTGTGTCTGCTGGATACTGAGGTCCTCATCAACCCTGTGGAGTTCAACTTGGATTTTGTGGCACAGATCTCTAAAGTGGAGTGGGCGGCGCTTGTGCAGGCTGCTGACACCTTAAACCTGGCCGAGGTATCCAAAGTGCCTACTGAAGGTTATGAGCAGGACTGCCAGAGGTTTTTGAGGAAGATGCACCATGCGTTGCTTGAGGTTCATGGACTGGAGGGCACCCTGCAATGCCTAGAAACTGGTCATCTTTTCTCCATCAGCCATGGGGTCCCCAATATGCTGCTGGATGATAAGGAGACTGAGACGTAA